Part of the Tribolium castaneum strain GA2 chromosome 4, icTriCast1.1, whole genome shotgun sequence genome is shown below.
GAGCGTTAGGAGCGCGTAGGAACGACAAGGAGAGGCGATTTGAAGGAGCTTAGACGGGCCAAAGCCAATAAAGCAACgagttaaataaatcaaaaatttattcaagaaattacaaatagCTGTTGACATGATTGGTCACTTTGGAGAAATAATCGCTGATTTTCCTCTTCTTGTCTTCGATGAACCCCACGGGTTTCGGCTCCACATCCACTTCCATCGGGATCTCGCAATCGTCGCTCTTCTTCGTTTCGCTTTTCTTCATTTTGTCGATCTTGGACAGGAGACTTTCCTCCTCTTGCTCGGCATTGTCCCGACTTTTCGCCACATTCCCGTCTATGATATCTATAATCTCGATAATTTCGTCGGGAGTGACTGGACTTTTCTTCCGTTCGATTGTCACCGGTAACTCGGGATATTTCGCAACACTCGGCTTCGCCTCGTCCTTAACTTTCCGCTCGTTCGGCGAAGTTTTCTTCGTTTTAACTGCATCTTCGGCCGACGTTGACGGCAAATTGAGATCGGGTTTCCGCTTCTGTGTGAgcccaaaaaattgttttattgttgGCTGTGTCTTGGAATCGAAGTGGCATTGTTGGATAAAGGAGTATAACTTGTCTGGAGTGACGTTTGCGCCACAAAAGCGGCACAAATAACGCCACAGTTGGCCTAAAACAACTGATTATTATACcggacaaaaattttttttttttattacaaatagtGATTTTGTTATTGGCGAGGAACATatacattttgtaaaattcatCTCGGAGCTCGACATCGCCAAACGAGTAGTAGACCAAGTCGCGTCCAGAGGCGCTACATGCCATGAGTTGGATCAATGATTTTAAGTTGGGGTCGCCTTTGAAGGCCCCACAGCCCCAATTGCCTGTCGCAACAGGCGCCAAGTTTTGCTTTTCGCGACAACTAAACCCCACATAAGCCTGGAAAAAATCGTACAAGCTACCATTGTGTCCAgtctacggaggactatagaTTAGGAAACGAAACaagatacaaaatcgcaggATTTTTAGTACCTAAAAAATTCTctagaggaaaaatgaaggCGCTTCGAGCGTTATACGGGtgtcaaattgttttaaattaatttaaattaaaccaTTTCACTAATTGCTTACCAAGAAATGCTAAAATGCTCATAAAAaacatgataaaaaattatttaaaatttgcgtttCGTCCGTCATTTTACCGGCGGTTAAGTAACGAAAATATACTTAAGCCGTTGAAGATAGGATAATAGTCTCgcagatttttttgtaggaaatttatttattacttacactcttttatatcttcaaccgtattcccagcgttttgataaatatgcgacggtgcgcaaagaattatcgcttagaattattgaacgactttggggcctaattGATTGAAGATAAGACTATGGTCTCgcggattttttttttagaaaatttaattctctacaattttttttaaacatttttcttgcatctgtaaccgtattcgcacatttttgaaaaatatagggCAGAGTACCATTTggtaaagttttgtttttttttaatttaggataaaatttgtgtattatgtttatgtcttactattgagaatttcaTGCACTATcggcctgtatttttttgtttgtcttGTGCTAACCattatacaaatacaaccaattttaataaattggcGGTAATAGATCAAtgactgcgctctctggcgacatggACCGAACTATCGAAGGcaggaacgttttatttgtacgtcgtttcgtctcctaacatTTAAATATCCGTATCCGagactaaataaaaatgtggtCACAGCCCTCTTGACCACGTTTTTATTTAGACCCACGTTATGTTGTATACTTTATTGAGCTCGCGTAATATGGTCGAACAGTGGAACTGGTCTTTGGATTTTGTGAATTGAGTCGCATCTATCACAGCCAACGTTGTTTTTCGTCGGCCGTAATCATCAAACGGTGTGTCGTCATTGACGTTTCCGTCCCACTTGAAGGTGTTGGAATAACCGGAATAATTGCTATATCGCTCAATTCCGGTGATAATGACGGCTTCGCCGTCACCCAACACCTCGGTGAACAGGCGGCTGATTATCAATTCGGGACAAATGACAAACCGAATCTCCTCCTGAACACAGCCATACGACAGAACACCGCCGCCTATAAACCTGACAATTCTTACATGATTGAAATGCACTTTACATTTAGTTTACTTGTTCGCAAAATCGACTTGTAAAAAACCTCGAGCCTCTTCTATCGTCCCTGAGCTTGAGATATGCACTTTGGTGTTTCCTAAATTATTGTCCAGAGCGTCCCATCGTGGCATTTGGCTCCTGGGGACGAACTTGCGCTCGAATGTTATGACACCGACTGGAGCTAAAAACGGGTTTTACTAACTTCATTGAAAATGGtttctaatttttacttttggtGGTGACTCGATTAAAGTAGTGCATGATGCACTTTAATTTTTCCGCGACACATTCCTGGCGTAACGTCCGATCATCGGCGTTaaataatctagaaaaattcaatcaacacaaataattttttgctgttttctACTTTGTGAAATTAACGCCGGGGAAAGTATCGGACGTTTTTTTCCTCCAGATCAGAGTGCACAAAAACGCATTCGCAATCAGCGAAGCCACTTGTAACTGGCTCAGACTGACCGATTTGGAATGATTTTTCCGCAACAGTGGAATACTTCCAGGGACTAACTCAGGCAGACGTAACGCAAGTTTGATGATTTTTGGTAACAGGGACGTGAAAAAAAGCTGCGCTTCCTCCTCTTCTATAACCTAAAATTACGTCAGTCGCTACggtgtttacattttttgcaatattacatcattaaaaaaatgtttcagtgCTGTAAATTTTGGTAGTTTGTTGTTATAtgtatttattgctttttctAAATCTTCGACTGAGGTGATAGGTTTCGAAAGGGCTTCGTTTATGACGTCCCAGCGCGGTTTTATCACTTCTTCTCCATTCTGGAAACACACtggtttatttataatttaaccAAGCCATGATTTACTTCTTTCACTAGAAATAAGCTATGGGACGAGTAAGGCATCCGGACGTAATCGTCATCCCAATGCTTGGGTTGTGCGTTATAATGGGGCTCCGGGGGCTCCTTCAGCGTCACAGGGAGCTCGAATAGAACGTGGTGATACTTCGCGGGGGTGACAGGAGCAGTGGCGAAGCCCCACGGCCCCTGGCCCTTGTACATGTCCGACAAGGGGGTACCTAGCCATGTTTGGGATTCACTATCGCTCATTGTCACTACATAAATTGGCGcttcatatttattattattggcaAAAGTTAGGTTAGGCAGAGAAACGTCAAAACTGACGTTGACGGTTTGGGGTACGTTCCACAACACGATTACGTAatggcaaaaaataaaaatattttatttcgtacattttttacatattttcaaacatttcgaCGCGACGCACTGTATTCCCGCGCCTGATTTCGGCCAGAGTCTTGTATTTATTCCTGCCCTGGGCCAAATTCACCCGATGGATCTTATCCAGGTCCGTATCCATCGTTTGGTTCCTTGTTTCGTCCAATTTTTGTTGCAACATCTGCAATGTcgtattattttaaatcacaagaagGGGAGGCAACAAACCTTGAGTTGGTCCCGGAGTTGGTCATTCACATCCACGATTTCCGGGAGTTCGGTGTTGGCCCCCTCCGGGAGCGCTTCCAGTTCCTTTTCTTCCCCTTTCTTCGCTTCCTCCAGTTCGCGTTGTTTGCGCTCCTCCTCCAGTTGTCTCATTTCTTCTTCTCTGCGCCGTGCTTCTTCGACTTCTTCTTGGAGTCGTTTGGTTTCTTCGTCTTTGGCGTTGACTTCTTCTTGGATACGTTGCACTTCTAGTTGCTTCTCGCGGATTTCTTGCTCAAGGGCTAGTTTTTCAGCAGCTTCCATGTTCTTGCTGTGCTCTAGACGCTCCATCATTTCCTTCAGTTCTTGTTGTTGCTTCTCGAGTTCTTCTTTGGATCTTTGGAGCTCTTCGAGCTGTTGCTGGAGCTTTTGGATGGTGTTTTGGGCATCGAGAAGATTAGCTCTGTTTCGTTCAAGCTCTTCTTTCATCGATTCGATCATGAGTTTGTACTGAGTTTCGCGGCGTTCGACCTCTTCACGAGCCTCGCGTTCCTTATTCAGTTTTtgcctaataaaaaatttcataatttcaaaaatttttggtaataacATACTTTTGGGCTTCCCGATTCTTCCTCATCTCTCTTGCCCGTTCCTTCATTCTTGTAATTTCAGTAGTCTCAGGTTTTCGTCTCTTGACGTACAAAGAGTGATTACCGATTCCCAAATTTAGAATCATTTTACTCATTCTTGGTTCGGAagtgaaaaatacaaagtcCTGACTTGTCTTATCGGTTGGTTTTATAACAAATTTGCGGTCCTTGAACTTCAGGTTTTTTATTTCGGCCCAAGGAAACGAAATTTGAGGGTTCAGTCTAGAATTAGATAATTATTTCGTTGATTAACTTGAGAATTTTCATATTACTTGTCCTCAGGTTTATAAATATCTAGACCTAAGGCATTAACTCCGAGTAGCACGTCGGTGCCTTTCcggtttttgattttgaaaaaagtcactCCGTACATTTCTAAATTTTGGGCTAGTTTCAAGTGCTCCATCATTGCATCTTCGTCTTCAAAACCCTTGTGTTTCTGCCACATTGTCACAATCGTGTCCTCCCATTCCGAAATGTCCATTTGGTGTTGGTTTAAAACACTGAAATCAGTGTTTTGGGTAAGGCGTCACACTTTGCGTAAAATTACCGCTCcgggattaattttttaatctgactggtcagttttttgctttcggAGTAATCCCCGAACTGCGCTTGCAAAGCATACGATGCCAAAAGGGCGCACGTGTCAGCAGGACAGTAAATTTTGTCCCTCGCAATATCATTCTTCACTTGTgcgaaaaataattcaattgtGGATTTCTCAATAAGTTCCTCGCCCACATCTTCAGGGTAATACTTCACCTTGAACTGTAATTTCTCGACGATGCTTTTCAAATCTCTGAGGCACTTTAGAAttgttatttcattattttcggaAATGTGGCGTTTGTTTTACCTTTTTGGAGCCATCTAACCAGATGTCTTCGTAATCAGGGCCTGTGTACATCAACCCAAAGTaccatttttcgaaaactagTAGATTTTTACACATCACATCGAAAATTTCCCGGAAGGGGGTTTTGGGCAATGCGTTTAGCTCGCATTCTGATATTGCTGACCGTATCAACACGCGCATTTTGGCACAAATGGAAACGTGGAAAACGGGCTATTTCGTTGAGATCAGCAGAATTTTCACTTAGCCTTATCGCAGAAATATCTACCTATACCTACTGATTAGATAAGTACGAAATTATTTCTAATATTTTATCATTCCAAGTATTGCCACAAATTTTGGGAAAACACAGCAATTAGCACAGGGGTGTTTAAAAGCAGTCATTTATCAACCCAATTATAGCCCATATTCGAGTCGGTTTACAAATCATTAGTTATTCTGGTGTTTGCGAGGCAAAAATTACTGCATACTGCAAATACAGCTGAGTAAATTTTTCTCGGGAATTTATCGTTCCTCATGTTTATCAACGGGAGGAGTTGCACCACAAATATGGCAGCTTTATGAAGGGCGAATTTTTTCACTTGACTGAGGAAATCTACCAATCTTGATAAAGTTTTATCATTGATCCGTTAAACTGGTTTAGGTCAGGCCTAAATTTAGACACATTCTaccaaaaaatccaaaataatcTTTAGCAGTTAAGcggaaa
Proteins encoded:
- the Parg gene encoding poly(ADP-ribose) glycohydrolase yields the protein MSDSESQTWLGTPLSDMYKGQGPWGFATAPVTPAKYHHVLFELPVTLKEPPEPHYNAQPKHWDDDYVRMPYSSHSLFLVKENGEEVIKPRWDVINEALSKPITSVEDLEKAINTYNNKLPKFTALKHFFNDVIEEEEAQLFFTSLLPKIIKLALRLPELVPGSIPLLRKNHSKSVSLSQLQVASLIANAFLCTLIWRKKTSDTFPGVNFTKLFNADDRTLRQECVAEKLKCIMHYFNRVTTKTPVGVITFERKFVPRSQMPRWDALDNNLGNTKVHISSSGTIEEARGFLQVDFANKFIGGGVLSYGCVQEEIRFVICPELIISRLFTEVLGDGEAVIITGIERYSNYSGYSNTFKWDGNVNDDTPFDDYGRRKTTLAVIDATQFTKSKDQFHCSTILRELNKAYVGFSCREKQNLAPVATGNWGCGAFKGDPNLKSLIQLMACSASGRDLVYYSFGDVELRDEFYKMYMFLANNKITICQLWRYLCRFCGANVTPDKLYSFIQQCHFDSKTQPTIKQFFGLTQKRKPDLNLPSTSAEDAVKTKKTSPNERKVKDEAKPSVAKYPELPVTIERKKSPVTPDEIIEIIDIIDGNVAKSRDNAEQEEESLLSKIDKMKKSETKKSDDCEIPMEVDVEPKPVGFIEDKKRKISDYFSKVTNHVNSYL
- the LOC655662 gene encoding moesin/ezrin/radixin homolog 1 yields the protein MRVLIRSAISECELNALPKTPFREIFDVMCKNLLVFEKWYFGLMYTGPDYEDIWLDGSKKCLRDLKSIVEKLQFKVKYYPEDVGEELIEKSTIELFFAQVKNDIARDKIYCPADTCALLASYALQAQFGDYSESKKLTSQIKKLIPERVLNQHQMDISEWEDTIVTMWQKHKGFEDEDAMMEHLKLAQNLEMYGVTFFKIKNRKGTDVLLGVNALGLDIYKPEDKLNPQISFPWAEIKNLKFKDRKFVIKPTDKTSQDFVFFTSEPRMSKMILNLGIGNHSLYVKRRKPETTEITRMKERAREMRKNREAQKQKLNKEREAREEVERRETQYKLMIESMKEELERNRANLLDAQNTIQKLQQQLEELQRSKEELEKQQQELKEMMERLEHSKNMEAAEKLALEQEIREKQLEVQRIQEEVNAKDEETKRLQEEVEEARRREEEMRQLEEERKQRELEEAKKGEEKELEALPEGANTELPEIVDVNDQLRDQLKMLQQKLDETRNQTMDTDLDKIHRVNLAQGRNKYKTLAEIRRGNTVRRVEMFENM